A single region of the Sphaeramia orbicularis chromosome 6, fSphaOr1.1, whole genome shotgun sequence genome encodes:
- the tubgcp6 gene encoding gamma-tubulin complex component 6 encodes MYPNNPVRSSCHSSSITELLGALCDCSLSGVSWKRRALGGVSREGFRRALKKRAYGALLSKIFQDGTKGSASATSAVANTPPRNKILMICFDLRVAGCREEAETLEEQLGRLPEGASSGLKEVDSVLELLVHLAGSAPPPPTSFSRDYMRRERPVVRKPQPWGYQSEELQRLEARAWGLVCGEEWGTLESLCGTQRMMDAPPGTGLIALRTKLEAEERFERETRLSLFGALQHTRTSEIDIRLDLPPVPSNIDVTGLAIRVPPCLDQSEDEGFQSSSNLTPDSQSEPSPTPEVDLWEALRTFEPGRRRCWESVGCPPGKRESLYLTEGGREAFDQLYRLWEGEMRVVCTTTPSPLLPLPLDSQTQLVTDLLNVLIGVASTTFPLNQSVQFDVRPGVCVSGASPESVSRLLGELAQYGTYYLRLSRFSLQSADKKGLVFQAFTGGLRKYLHYYRACVLSTPPTLSLLTIGFLFRKVGHQLRYLSELCCVDGPLGAGQATFPVGVKLLSYLYNEAQNNCSNENYPVLLSLLKRSCEPYTRFVSDWVYSGVFRDVYGEFMIQVNEEYLSFRDKHFWVQGYTLISKDVEDCVPIFLRHIANDVYVCGKTINLLKICCPQHYICWSELPVPRIAVTFSLQEVEEIEKDCAVYRGRMERIAKHSAVSREEQALRTEQARQELINQVRESAAKTLESIRGRQVSQRLAEEAKKRERFEELKQHLEQAQEWQSAAKRKQEEDDFSFARELRDREKRLQALEEQLEQRARKELIAQYSRLSEEAARRERRAMWRVQRMRLDEIREQFFMKDRQQIQEILQKYPLGLDRPPMDLLPPFTSQQTTPQPTLESPTQEPSEQQPEKTEQCDALSQTHDASSPTHISQTVDSPLISEYIDVNDFLPKSPNPDSQQVDVALHEIGSDLPEVVPTVQPVDYDFSAPFSPLEGITGQASVQPRPRWGAAVQPELNKNHPSFSHIPIGENVFDIHESLPKSSPFGQVSKSSFLPGQYTLEETQIIPKASVYGHPSQATVQLVDGSVAMTDPKQEEVVCAPEKTIPINEMGVLPVEGEANKDENKPVETTKDVVVSTTTEEGNDANGEHEVTTKPFESTGITNETNPDDHSTDAHHKAGPLPLLVSDVTVPQSSPSVRGHSSDTHINIGQNVSEVTGPLPTPNMHGHASDSHIKIGEHVSEINAPRPSTNVHGHTSNAHIKVGENVSDVAAPLPVANTHGHASDAHIKVGEHVSDVDAPLPSPSVHGHVSEAHIKLGENVSNIVSTLPAASVHGHSSDANIKVGEFVSNTPDVRPRWSKHGHASDCTLQPGCVVSGTEPALLPLPGSSYGHSSDSTLGIGCVVSTEEPKRAPLPGSAHGHSSDSNLGLGCVVSKAEPLPSPLPGSSYGHSSDSTLGVGCVVLGKEPQLSVIPGSAYGHSSDSSLGTGCLVKGKGSGYHQKTAENEDSEVCKSVSPGEQLLEGMGSWAAGFGLSPGEKSEQEYLSALSAQYQVEHYEDCYNIMASSPESQLLKHVTRGPWGLPIDPTLHRATDTTTVQLSEMVSLPVLIKHSVTTPLITHVSLVNKAVVDYFFVELGVERHFEALRHFLLMEDGEFAQSLSDLLFEKLGSGQTPGELLTPLVLNSILSKALQYSLHGDTPLASNFTFALRFLPETFHPHAPDSLNCLELRYKVEWPLNIIITDSCMNKYNRLFSFLLQLKHMVWSLRDVWFHLKRTALVKGAGRSVQFRQLQLYRHEMQHFVKVIQGYIANQILQVSWSEFTAKLAAANDLDAIHRTHADYLNRAIFRGLLTEKAAPVMNIIHSIFSLILKFRAQLIAQPWDNQQGEAVHPSFIAMQQSYNTFKYYSHFLFKVVTKLVNRGYQPHLEDFLLRINFNNYYKDS; translated from the exons GTAGCAGCATCACAGAGCTTCTGGGTGCCCTGTGTGACTGTAGCCTGTCAGGAGTGTCATGGAAACGCCGTGCCCTTGGAGGAGTCTCCAGAGAAGGTTTCCGCAGAGCTCTCAAAAAGCGTGCCTATGGTGCACTGCTGTCAAAGATATTTCAAGATGGCACCAAAGGATCTGCCTCTGCAACAAGTGCAGTTGCTAATACACCACCCAGAAACAAAATCTTGATGATATGTTTTGACTTACGGGTGGCAGGATGCAGAGAGGAAGCAGAGACGTTAGAAGAGCAGCTTGGGAGGTTGCCAGAGGGAGCATCCTCTGGTTTGAAAGAAGTAGATTCTGTACTTGAGCTGCTGGTGCACCTAGCTGGTTCAGCACCTCCACCCCCTACCTCCTTCAGCAGAGACTACATGAGAAGAGAAAGGCCTGTTGTGCGAAAACCTCAACCCTGGGGCTATCAGAGCGAGGAGTTGCAGAGGCTTGAGGCCCGGGCCTGGGGACTAGTGTGTGGGGAGGAATGGGGAACTTTGGAGAGCCTGTGTGGGACTCAGAGGATGATGGATGCCCCTCCTGGCACTGGGCTGATCGCTCTAAGGACTAAATTAGAAGCAGAAGAAAGATTTGAGAGGGAGACCAGGCTGTCTCTATTTGGGGCTCTTCAGCATACTCGCACCTCAGAGATAGACATAAGACTGGACCTGCCTCCTGTTCCCAGTAATATTGATGTAACTGGCCTGGCTATTAGG GTTCCACCATGTTTAGATCAGTCTGAGGATGAGGGCTTCCAGTCGTCATCCAACCTGACCCCAGACTCTCAGTCAGAGCCCAGCCCCACTCCAGAGGTTGATTTATGGGAGGCCCTCCGGACATTTGAGCCAGGAAGACGCCGCTGCTGGGAGTCTGTTGGCTG CCCACCAGGGAAAAGGGAATCTCTGTATTTAACAGAGGGAGGCAGAGAGGCCTTCGACCAGCTCTACCGTCTGTGGGAGGGGGAGATGAGGGTGGTCTGCACCACTACACCCTCTCCTCTTCTCCCACTGCCCCTTGACTCTCAGACACAACTTGTAACTGACCTCCTCAATGTCCTGATTGGAGTGGCATCCACTACCTTCCCTCTCAACCAA AGTGTTCAATTTGATGTCAGACCTGGTGTGTGCGTGTCAGGAGCATCTCCAGAGAGCGTGTCTCGTCTCCTTGGGGAACTGGCCCAGTACGGCACCTACTACCTGAGGCTTAGTCGCTTTTCTCTACAGAGTGCTGACAAGAAGGGTCTAGTGTTTCAG GCTTTTACCGGTGGACTGAGGAAGTACCTGCATTATTACAGAGCATGTGTTCTCAGTACTCCACCTACCCTCAGTCTACTGACCATCGGTTTCCTTTTTCGCAAAGTAGGCCACCAACTCAG ATACCTGTCGGAGCTCTGCTGTGTGGATGGGCCTTTGGGTGCTGGCCAAGCCACCTTCCCTGTG GGTGTTAAACTGCTGTCCTACCTGTACAATGAAGCACAGAATAACTGCAGTAACGAGAACTATCCTGTCCTGCTGTCTCTGCTGAAGAGAAGCTGTGAACCTTATACAAG gTTTGTGTCTGACTGGGTGTATAGCGGTGTGTTTCGAGATGTTTATGGGGAGTTCATGATCCAGGTCAATGAGGAGTATCTCAGTTTCAGAG ATAAACACTTCTGGGTTCAGGGCTACACGCTAATCTCAAAGGATGTGGAGGACTGCGTGCCCATCTTTCTCAGACACATTGCCAATGATGTGTATGTCTGTGGAAAAACCATCAACTTGCTCAAGATCTGCTGCCCACAG CACTACATCTGCTGGTCAGAGTTGCCAGTGCCTCGCATAGCTGTCACCTTCTCCCTCCAGGAGGTGGAGGAAATTGAGAAGGACTGTGCAGTGTACCGCGGACGGATGGAGAGGATTGCAAAACACAGTGCCGTCAGCAGGGAGGAACAA GCGTTGCGAACAGAGCAGGCGCGCCAGGAGCTGATCAATCAGGTCAGAGAGTCAGCAGCCAAGACTCTGGAGAGCATCCGCG GGCGCCAGGTGTCGCAACGTCTGGCTGAGGAGGCTAAGAAGAGAGAGCGTTTTGAGGAACTGAAACAACACCTGGAGCAGGCGCAAGAG tggcaAAGTGCAGCCAAGAGGAAGCAGGAGGAAGATGATTTCAGCTTTGCCAGAGAACTGAGGGACAGAGAGAAAAGACTACAAGCTCTGGAAGAGCAACTGGAGCAGAGAGCCAG GAAGGAGCTGATTGCGCAGTACAGCCGTCTATCAGAGGAGGCTGCTCGCAGAGAGAGACGGGCTATGTGGAGGGTTCAACGAATGAGACTTGATGAAATTCGTGAACAGTTCTTCATGAAAGACAGGCAGCAGATTCAG GAAATCCTGCAGAAATATCCCTTAGGCCTGGATAGACCTCCCATGGATCTGTTGCCTCCTTTTACTTCTCAACAAACTACACCACAACCAACACTG GAATCTCCCACTCAGGAGCCATCTGAACAACAGCCAGAAAAGACTGAACAATGTGATGCTCTGTCACAAACACATGACGCATCATCACCTACTCACATTTCCCAAACTGTAGACTCTCCCCTTATCTCTGAATATATCGATGTCAATGACTTTCTCCCCAAATCACCAAATCCTGACAGCCAGCAGGTGGACGTGGCCCTACACGAAATTGGCTCTGATTTACCTGAAGTAGTTCCTACAGTCCAGCCGGTTGATTATGACTTCAGTGCCCCCTTTAGTCCACTTGAGGGTATCACTGGACAGGCCTCAGTCCAGCCAAGGCCTCGCTGGGGAGCTGCAGTTCAACCTGAGTTGAACAAAAACCACCCATCTTTCTCACACATTCCCATAGGAGAGAATGTGTTTGACATCCACGAGAGTCTTCCCAAATCCAGTCCCTTTGGTCAAGTGTCCAAATCCAGCTTTCTCCCAGGCCAGTACACCTTAGAGGAAACCCAGATTATACCAAAAGCAAGTGTTTATGGACATCCATCACAAGCCACAGTGCAGCTAGTAGATGGGAGTGTAGCAATGACAGATCCAAAGCAAGAAGAAGTTGTTTGTGCACCTGAAAAAACGATACCTATAAATGAAATGGGAGTGTTGCCTGTTGAAGGTGAGGcaaataaagatgaaaacaaacctgTGGAAACGACAAAAGATGTTGTCGTTTCCACCACAACAGAAGAAGGCAACGACGCTAATGGTGAACACGAAGTAACGACAAAGCCCTTTGAATCTACTGGGATTACAAATGAGACAAACCCTGATGACCACAGCACAGATGCTCATCATAAAGCTGGTCCTCTCCCTTTGCTAGTTTCAGATGTCACCGTCCCACAGTCTTCTCCAAGTGTCCGTGGACATTCCTCTGATACTCATATTAACATCGGACAGAATGTTTCCGAGGTCACTGGTCCTTTGCCGACCCCTAACATGCACGGCCATGCCTCAGACTCGCACATTAAGATTGGAGAGCATGTTTCAGAGATTAATGCTCCTCGGCCTTCTACTAATGTCCATGGCCACACTTCTAATGCTCACATCAAAGTTGGTGAAAATGTGTCAGATGTTGCCGCTCCACTTCCTGTAGCAAACACCCATGGTCATGCGTCAGATGCTCACATCAAAGTTGGGGAGCATGTTTCAGATGTGGACGCCCCTCTACCCTCCCCTAGCGTACATGGTCATGTGTCAGAAGCCCATATTAAATTGGGAGAAAATGTGTCCAATATTGTCTCAACACTTCCTGCCGCCAGTGTCCACGGCCACTCCTCCGATGCCAATATTAAAGTGGGGGAATTTGTGTCTAACACACCTGATGTAAGGCCCCGCTGGAGTAAGCATGGGCATGCCTCAGACTGCACCCTACAGCCAGGCTGCGTAGTATCTGGAACCGAACCTGCCTTGTTGCCTTTACCTGGAAGCTCCTACGGTCACTCGTCAGACTCAACATTAGGTATTGGATGTGTAGTATCAACAGAGGAACCCAAGCGCGCTCCTCTGCCTGGCAGTGCTCATGGCCATTCTTCAGACTCGAACTTAGGCCTCGGTTGTGTGGTATCTAAAGCTGAACCACTACCATCACCGCTACCAGGCAGTTCCTACGGTCACTCCTCTGATTCGACACTCGGAGTTGGTTGTGTGGTGTTGGGGAAGGAGCCTCAACTCTCTGTAATACCAGGCAGTGCTTATGGCCACTCATCAGATTCTTCCTTGGGAACTGGATGCTTGGTGAAAGGCAAAGGGAGTGGATATCATCAAAAAACAGCAGAGAATGAAGATAGTGAAG TTTGTAAGTCCGTGAGCCCTGGTGAGCAGCTGTTAGAGGGCATGGGGTCCTGGGCAGCCGGCTTTGGCTTGTCCCCCGGAGAAAAGTCTGAGCAGGAATACCTCTCGGCTTTGTCTGCCCAGTACCAGGTGGAACACTACGAAGACTGCTACAACATAATGG CTTCATCCCCAGAGAGTCAGCTACTGAAGCATGTAACCCGGGGCCCCTGGGGACTTCCCATAGACCCCACCCTCCACCGGGCGACAGACACCACTACCGTCCAGCTTAGCGAGATGGTTTCCCTGCCGGTCCTGATAAAACACTCCGTCACTACCCCGCTCATCACACA TGTTTCACTGGTGAACAAAGCAGTCGTGGACTACTTCTTTGTGGAATTAGGGGTGGAGAGACACTTTGAGGCGCTGCGCCATTTCTTGCTGATGGAGGATGGAGAGTTTGCACAGTCCCTCAGTGATCTACTCTTTGAAAAG CTGGGCAGTGGACAGACTCCAGGTGAGCTGCTCACCCCACTGGTCCTCAACTCCATTCTCAGTAAGGCCCTGCAGTACAGCTTACACGGAGACACTCCTCTGGCAAGCAACTTCACCTTTGCCCTTCGATTTCTCCCGGAGACCTTCCACCCACACGCACCCGATTCCCTCAACTGTCTAGAGCTTCGCTACAAG GTGGAGTGGCCGCTGAACATCATCATCACGGACAGCTGCATGAACAAATACAACCGTCTGTTCTCATTTCTGCTGCAGCTCAAACACATGGTGTGGAGCCTACGTGATGTCTGGTTTCACCTCAAGAGAACGG CGCTGGTGAAAGGTGCAGGTCGCTCTGTTCAGTTCCGTCAGCTGCAATTGTACCGACACGAGATGCAGCACTTTGTCAAAGTGATACAGGGATACATCGCCAACCAGATTTTACAAGTGTCCTGGAGCGAGTTTACTGCCAAATTGGCTGCTGCAAATGACCTAGATGCCATCCACCGCACACATGCAGACTACCTCAACAGAGCCATCTTCAG GGGGCTGCTCACAGAGAAGGCAGCGCCGGTTATGAACATCATCCACAGTATCTTCAGTTTGATCCTCAAATTCAGAGCTCAGCTGATTGCACAGCCTTGGGATAACCAGCAGGGGGAGGCAGTGCATCCTAGCTTCATTGCCATGCAGCAGTCCTACAACACCTTCAAGTATTACTCTCACTTTCTTTTCAAAG TGGTAACCAAGTTGGTGAACAGAGGCTACCAGCCTCATTTAGAGGACTTCCTCCTTCGCATTAATTTCAACAACTACTACAAAGACTCCTGA